In Lemur catta isolate mLemCat1 chromosome 1, mLemCat1.pri, whole genome shotgun sequence, one DNA window encodes the following:
- the LOC123624849 gene encoding LOW QUALITY PROTEIN: ankyrin repeat domain-containing protein 26-like (The sequence of the model RefSeq protein was modified relative to this genomic sequence to represent the inferred CDS: deleted 2 bases in 1 codon; substituted 1 base at 1 genomic stop codon) has product MENKVSVLQKELSETKEIKSQLEHQKVELEREFCSLRFSLKQEEEKRRNADMLYEKNREQLRRKEEQYRKEVEVKQQLELTLRTLDMELRTVRNNLDQVVQERDDTQRQLSXEQNARILPDGILTNHLSKQKEIEVAQKKMNSEVSHSHEKEEDLLHKNHMLQDEIAMLRLEIDTIKIQNQEKEKKYFEDIEIVKEKNEDLQKTIKLNEETLTKTISQYSGQLNVLTAENTVLNSKLENEKQTKERLETEVESHRSRLAAAVHDCDESQTSRDVELAFQRAREEWFRLRDKMNFDVSNLKDNNEILDQQLCKTESKFNSLEIELHHTRDALREKTLVLERVQRDLSQTRSQMREIEQMYQNEQGKVSKYIGKQESVEERLSQLQSENMLLRQQLDDAQNKADNKEKTVINIQDQFHAIVKKLEAESEKQSLLLEERNKELINECNHLKERQYQYENEKAEREVVVRQLQQELADTLKKQSMSEASLEVTSRYRLNLEDETQDLKKKLGQIRSQLEEAWDQHAEAVRCAEKTQDHMQNVRTKKKN; this is encoded by the exons atggaaaataaggttAGTGTCCTACAGAAGGAGCTAtctgaaacaaaagaaatcaaatcacAGTTAGAACATCAAAAAGTTGAGCTGGAACGAGAATTCTGCAGTTTGAG ATTTTCCTTAAaacaagaagaagagaagagaagaaatgctgaTATGTTGTATGAGAAAAATAGGGAACagttgagaagaaaagaagagcaatATAGGAAAGAAGTTGAAGTGAAACAACAACTTGAACTCACTCTCAGAACACTAGATATGGAATTGAggactgtaagaaataatttggaTCAG GTAGTACAAGAGCGAGATGACACTCAGAGGCAACTTTCTTGAGAACAGAATGCCAGAATATTACCAGATGGGATTCTGACGAATCACCTTTCCAAACAAAAGGAGATAGAAGTggctcaaaagaaaatgaattctgag GTTTCTCATagtcatgaaaaagaagaagaccTGTTGCATAAAAATCACATGTTGCAGGATGAAATTGCCATGCTAAGACTGGAAATAGACACGATAAAAATTCAGaaccaggaaaaggaaaagaaatattttgaggatattgaaattgtgaaagaaaagaatgaggacCTTCAAAAGACTATAAAACTGAATGAGGAAACATTAACAAAAACAATATCCCAGTATAGTGGACAACTTAATGTTCTGACAGCTGAGAATACAGTGCTGAATTCTAAACTggagaatgaaaaacaaactaaGGAAAGACTGGAAACAGAAGTTGAATCACACCGTTCTAGACTGGCTGCTGCTGTACATGATTGTGATGAAAGTCAGACATCA AGAGACGTAGAACTTGCTTTccagagagcaagagaggagTGGTTTCGATTACGGGACAAAATGAATTTTGATGTGTCTAACCTAAAAGATAACAATGAGATTCTTGATCAACAACTTTGTAAAACTGAAAGCAAATTCAATAGCCTAGAAATTGAGCTCCATCACACAAGAGATGCTCTCAGAGAAAAGACTTTGGTTTTAGAACGTGTACAAAGAGACCTTAGCCAAACACGGAGTCAAATGAGGGAAATTGAACAAATGTATCAAAATGAACAAGGTAAAGTGAGTAAATACATTGGAAAGCAGGAATCTGTAGAGGAGAGATTATCTCAACTACAAAGTGAAAATATGCTGCTTCGACAGCAACTGGATGATGCTCAGAACAAAGCtgataataaagaaaagacagtAATTAATATCCAGGACCAGTTTCATGCTATAGTCAAAAAACTTGAAGCTGAGAGTGAAAAGCAAAGTCTTCTgctagaagaaagaaataaagagttaaTCAATGAATGTAATCATTTGAAAGAAAGACAGTATCAATATGAAAAtgagaaagcagaaagagaa GTAGTTGTGAGACAACTTCAACAAGAACTGGCTGATACCCTAAAAAAACAGTCTATGTCAGAGGCTTCCCTAGAGGTTACATCGCGTTATCGCCTTAATTTAGAAGATGAGACGCaggatttaaagaagaaattaggTCAAATCAGAAGTCAA tTGGAAGAAGCATGGGATCAACATGCAGAGGCTGTGAGATGCGCTGAGAAGACACAGGATCACATGCAAAA tgtgaGGAcgaaaaagaagaattaa